In Streptomyces sp. NBC_00433, a single genomic region encodes these proteins:
- a CDS encoding DUF3037 domain-containing protein, translating into MSRREVFEYALVRVVPRIERGEMINAGVLVYCRARSFVGARVHLDETRLRCLDPEVDVAGVRAALRGYQDVCAGGDDAGQAGGDDPGRRFRWLTAPRSTIVQPGPIHTGLTADPQAEADRLLALLVH; encoded by the coding sequence ATGAGCCGGCGTGAGGTGTTCGAGTACGCGCTGGTGCGCGTGGTGCCGCGGATCGAGCGCGGCGAGATGATCAACGCCGGGGTGCTGGTCTACTGCCGGGCCAGGAGCTTCGTCGGCGCCCGGGTGCACCTGGACGAGACCCGGCTGCGCTGCCTCGACCCCGAGGTGGACGTGGCGGGGGTGCGGGCGGCGCTGCGCGGCTACCAGGACGTCTGCGCGGGCGGCGACGACGCCGGCCAGGCGGGCGGCGACGACCCGGGGCGCCGCTTCCGCTGGCTGACCGCGCCCCGCAGCACCATCGTGCAGCCGGGCCCGATCCACACCGGGCTGACCGCCGACCCCCAGGCCGAGGCCGACCGGCTGCTGGCCCTGCTGGTCCACTGA
- the fabG gene encoding 3-oxoacyl-ACP reductase FabG: MSSTEQRVAIVTGAARGIGAATAVRLAEQGRAVAVLDLDESACKDTVETITAAGGRAVAVGADVSDEAQVEAAVARVAAELGQPTVLVNNAGVLRDNLLFKMSAGDWDTVMGVHLRGAFLMTRAVQSHMVDAHFGRVVNLSSSSALGNRGQANYSAAKAGLQGFTKTLAIELGKFGVTANAVAPGFIVTDMTAATAARVGMDFEEFQTAAATQIPVQRVGRPGDVAGAIAFFTGDDAGFISGQVLYVAGGPLN, from the coding sequence ATGTCCAGCACCGAGCAGCGCGTCGCGATCGTGACCGGCGCCGCCCGCGGGATCGGCGCCGCCACCGCGGTGCGGCTGGCCGAGCAGGGCCGCGCCGTCGCCGTACTCGACCTCGACGAGAGCGCCTGCAAGGACACCGTCGAGACCATCACCGCCGCCGGCGGCCGGGCCGTCGCGGTGGGCGCCGACGTGTCGGACGAGGCGCAGGTCGAGGCCGCCGTCGCCAGGGTCGCCGCGGAACTGGGGCAGCCGACCGTCCTGGTGAACAACGCGGGGGTGCTCCGCGACAACCTGCTGTTCAAGATGAGCGCCGGCGACTGGGACACCGTCATGGGCGTCCATCTTCGCGGCGCCTTCCTGATGACCCGTGCCGTCCAGAGCCACATGGTCGACGCGCACTTCGGCCGGGTGGTCAACCTCTCCTCGTCCTCCGCGCTGGGCAACCGCGGCCAGGCCAACTACTCCGCCGCCAAGGCCGGCCTGCAGGGCTTCACCAAGACCCTCGCCATCGAACTGGGCAAATTCGGCGTCACCGCCAACGCCGTGGCCCCCGGCTTCATCGTCACCGACATGACGGCCGCAACCGCCGCCCGGGTCGGCATGGACTTCGAGGAATTCCAGACCGCCGCCGCCACCCAGATCCCGGTCCAGCGGGTCGGCAGGCCCGGGGACGTCGCGGGCGCCATCGCCTTCTTCACCGGCGACGACGCCGGATTCATCTCGGGACAGGTGCTGTACGTGGCCGGCGGCCCGCTCAACTGA
- a CDS encoding SDR family oxidoreductase yields the protein MTQLPTTTPVQDTGRVALVTGASRGIGYGIAQALVARGDRVCITGRNEDALKEAVERLGPDRVIGVAGKAHDEAHQAVAVERTMEAFGRVDYLANNAGTNPVYGLLADLDLAVARKVYETNVISALGFAQQTWKAWQKDNGGAILNITSIAGLAPSPFIGAYGISKAAMVNLTVQLAAEMAPGVRVNSIAPAVVKTKFAAALYEGREEEAAAGYPLGRLGVPDDIGGAAAFLLGDQAGWITGQNLVIDGGLFLRAGGA from the coding sequence ATGACCCAGCTCCCCACCACCACCCCCGTCCAGGACACCGGCAGGGTCGCCCTGGTCACCGGCGCGAGCCGCGGCATCGGCTACGGCATCGCGCAGGCCCTGGTCGCCCGCGGCGACCGGGTGTGCATCACCGGACGCAACGAGGACGCGCTCAAGGAGGCCGTCGAGCGGCTCGGCCCCGACCGGGTGATCGGCGTCGCGGGCAAGGCCCACGACGAGGCGCACCAGGCCGTCGCCGTCGAGCGCACCATGGAGGCCTTCGGCCGGGTGGACTACCTGGCCAACAACGCCGGCACCAACCCGGTCTACGGCCTGCTCGCCGACCTCGACCTCGCAGTGGCGCGCAAGGTCTACGAGACCAACGTGATCTCCGCGCTCGGCTTCGCCCAGCAGACCTGGAAGGCCTGGCAGAAGGACAACGGCGGCGCGATACTCAACATCACCTCGATCGCGGGCCTGGCCCCCTCGCCCTTCATCGGCGCCTACGGCATCAGCAAGGCCGCGATGGTCAACCTGACCGTCCAGCTCGCCGCGGAGATGGCCCCCGGCGTGCGGGTCAACTCCATCGCCCCCGCGGTGGTCAAGACGAAATTCGCCGCGGCACTCTACGAGGGCCGCGAGGAGGAGGCCGCCGCCGGCTACCCGCTGGGGCGGCTCGGCGTGCCGGACGACATCGGCGGCGCCGCCGCCTTCCTGCTCGGCGACCAGGCCGGCTGGATCACCGGCCAGAACCTGGTGATCGACGGCGGGCTGTTCCTGCGCGCCGGCGGCGCCTGA
- a CDS encoding LysR family transcriptional regulator: MLSLERLRILHAIDTYGSVSAAADVLSVTTSAVSQQMAKLERETGQSLLAKSGRGVRLTDAGRLLSGHAERILSLVELAHADLEAHRGAALGDLIAGAFPTAVRGLFPAALTELRREHPQLRTMVHELEPHDSLARLTRGDIDLAVVLDWYNKPLSLPDGLAKAPLFDDIVDVALPAGHRLEDRPQIDLDELAQDAWIAWPDGGFCHEWLLFTLRGKGIEPRVAHHAEEHATVLALVAAGLGVAVIPRLGRGPMPSGVRVVPVRHTLRRHVYAVWREDADRRPAIRAAVDALGTAARGYC; this comes from the coding sequence ATGTTGAGTCTGGAACGCCTGCGCATCCTGCACGCCATCGACACCTACGGCTCGGTCAGCGCTGCCGCGGACGTGCTCAGCGTGACCACGTCGGCGGTCTCGCAGCAGATGGCGAAGCTGGAGCGGGAGACCGGGCAGTCGCTGCTGGCCAAGAGCGGCCGCGGGGTGCGGCTCACCGACGCGGGGCGGCTGCTGTCCGGGCACGCCGAGCGGATTCTGTCCCTGGTCGAGCTGGCGCACGCGGACCTGGAGGCGCACCGCGGGGCCGCGCTCGGCGACCTGATCGCCGGGGCCTTCCCCACCGCGGTGCGCGGGCTCTTCCCCGCCGCGCTGACCGAGCTGCGGCGCGAGCACCCGCAGCTGCGGACGATGGTGCACGAGCTGGAGCCGCACGACTCGCTGGCCCGCCTCACCCGCGGCGACATCGACCTGGCGGTCGTCCTCGACTGGTACAACAAGCCGCTGTCGCTGCCGGACGGGCTGGCCAAGGCGCCGCTCTTCGACGACATCGTCGACGTGGCCCTGCCGGCCGGCCACCGGCTGGAGGACCGCCCGCAGATCGACCTGGACGAACTGGCGCAGGACGCCTGGATCGCCTGGCCGGACGGCGGCTTCTGCCACGAGTGGCTGCTGTTCACGCTGCGCGGCAAGGGCATAGAGCCGCGGGTCGCGCACCATGCGGAGGAGCACGCCACGGTGCTCGCCCTGGTCGCCGCCGGGCTCGGCGTGGCGGTCATCCCCCGGCTGGGCCGCGGCCCGATGCCGTCCGGCGTCCGGGTGGTGCCGGTGCGCCACACCCTGCGGCGCCACGTCTACGCGGTGTGGCGCGAGGACGCCGACCGCCGCCCGGCGATCCGGGCGGCGGTGGACGCACTCGGGACCGCGGCGCGCGGCTACTGCTGA
- the ung gene encoding uracil-DNA glycosylase codes for MPSMLPDSWQSVLGEELDKPYYQQLTEFVEAERKEHRIFPPRDEVFAALEATPFDRVKVLILGQDPYHGDGQGHGLCFSVRPGVKTPPSLRNIFKEMRDELGHPVPDNGYLLPWAEQGVLLLNAVLTVREAEANSHKGKGWEKFTDAVIKAVSGRTDPAVFVLWGNYAKKKLPLIDTARHTVIQGAHPSPLSAKLFLGSRPFTQIDAAVRAQGHEPIDWRIPDLGVRAG; via the coding sequence GTGCCCAGCATGCTGCCCGACTCCTGGCAGAGCGTCCTCGGCGAGGAGTTGGACAAGCCGTATTACCAGCAGCTCACCGAGTTCGTGGAGGCCGAACGCAAGGAGCACCGGATCTTCCCGCCCCGCGACGAGGTCTTCGCGGCGCTGGAGGCCACGCCCTTCGACCGGGTCAAGGTGCTGATCCTCGGTCAGGACCCCTACCACGGCGACGGTCAGGGCCACGGGCTGTGCTTCTCCGTCCGCCCCGGCGTGAAGACCCCGCCCTCGCTGCGCAACATCTTCAAGGAGATGCGCGACGAGCTGGGCCACCCGGTGCCGGACAACGGCTATCTGCTGCCCTGGGCGGAGCAGGGCGTGCTGCTGCTCAACGCGGTGCTGACCGTGCGCGAGGCGGAGGCCAACTCGCACAAGGGCAAGGGCTGGGAGAAATTCACCGACGCGGTGATCAAGGCGGTCTCCGGGCGCACCGACCCCGCGGTCTTCGTGCTGTGGGGCAATTACGCCAAGAAGAAGCTGCCGCTGATCGACACCGCCCGGCACACCGTCATCCAGGGCGCGCACCCCTCACCGCTGTCGGCGAAGCTCTTCCTCGGCAGCCGCCCCTTCACCCAGATCGACGCCGCGGTCCGGGCGCAGGGGCACGAGCCCATCGACTGGCGCATCCCCGATCTCGGGGTGCGCGCCGGTTAG
- a CDS encoding Rieske (2Fe-2S) protein, translating to MAETPGPSVPPTRRTVFAAAGGVGLAAVLTACGSDSGSGSSADAPSSDTPSRAPSDAGTPSASSSSAAAGAPLGKTADIPVGGGKVFADQKVVVTQPTAGDFKGFSAICTHQGCTVADVTGGTINCPCHGSKYHVADGSVAHGPATQGLPPQSVAVSGDTVSLA from the coding sequence ATGGCCGAAACCCCCGGACCCTCCGTGCCCCCCACCCGCCGCACCGTCTTCGCCGCCGCGGGCGGTGTCGGTCTCGCCGCCGTCCTCACCGCGTGCGGGTCCGACTCGGGCTCGGGGTCGTCGGCCGACGCCCCCTCCTCGGACACGCCGTCCCGGGCGCCCTCGGACGCCGGCACGCCGTCCGCCTCGTCCTCCTCCGCCGCCGCCGGGGCTCCGCTGGGGAAGACCGCGGACATCCCGGTCGGCGGCGGGAAGGTCTTCGCCGACCAGAAGGTGGTCGTCACCCAGCCGACGGCCGGCGACTTCAAGGGCTTCTCCGCGATCTGCACCCACCAGGGCTGCACGGTGGCGGACGTCACCGGCGGCACGATCAACTGCCCCTGCCACGGCAGCAAATACCACGTCGCCGACGGCTCTGTGGCCCACGGCCCGGCCACCCAGGGCCTGCCGCCGCAGTCGGTCGCCGTCTCCGGCGACACCGTGTCCCTGGCCTGA